Proteins encoded within one genomic window of Meriones unguiculatus strain TT.TT164.6M chromosome 20, Bangor_MerUng_6.1, whole genome shotgun sequence:
- the Sesn1 gene encoding sestrin-1 isoform X2 encodes MRLAAANEAYAASLAVSELLGCHQCGGGRGQDEELGIRVPRPLGRGPSRFIPEEEILQVGSEDAQMHALFADSFAALGRLDNITLVMVFHPQYLESFLKTQHYLLQMDGPLPLHYRHYIGIMAAARHRCSYLVNLHVNDFLHVGGDPKWLNGLENAPQKLQNLGELNKVLAHRPWLITKEHIEGLLKAEEHSWSLAELVHAVVLLTHYHSLASFTFGCGISPEIQCDGGHTFRPPSVSSYCICDITNGNHSVDETQVNSAGNISVSDSFFEVEALMEKMKQLQECRDEEEASQEEMASRFEIEKRESMFVFSSDEDEVTPARDVSRHFEDTSYGYKDFSRHGVHVPTFRVQDYCWEDHGYSLVNRLYPDVGQLIDEKFHIAYNLTYNTMATHKDVDTSMLRRAIWNYIHCMFGIRYDDYDYGEINQLLDRSFKVYIKTVVCTPEKVTKRMYDSFWRQFKHSEKVHVNLLLIEARMQAELLYALRAITRYMT; translated from the exons GAACTGGGAATCAGAGTTCCTCGGCCACTAGGACGCGGGCCAAGCAGGTTCATCCCCGAGGAGGAG ATTCTGCAGGTGGGGAGTGAAGACGCACAGATGCATGCTTTATTTGCAGATTCCTTTGCTGCTCTGGGCCGTTTGGATAACATTACGTTAGTGATGGTTTTCCACCCCCAGTATTTAGAAAGTTTCTTAAAGACTCAGCACTACCTACTGCAAATGGATGGGCCGTTACCCCTCCACTATCGGCACTACATTGGAATAATG GCGGCAGCAAGGCACCGATGTTCCTACCTGGTAAACCTACACGTGAATGACTTCCTTCATGTTGGGGGGGATCCCAAGTGGCTCAACGGTTTAGAGAATGCTCCTCAAAAACTGCAAAATTTAGGAGAGCTCAACAAAGTGTTAGCCCACAGGCCTTGGCTTATCACCAAAGAACACATTGAG GGGCTTTTGAAAGCTGAAGAGCACAGCTGGTCTCTCGCAGAGCTGGTCCATGCAGTGGTCCTACTCACACACTATCATTCTCTTGCCTCATTCACATTTGGCTGTGGAATTAGTCCAGAAATTCAATGTGATGGTGGGCACACTTTCAGACCTCCTTCTGTTAGTAGCTACTGCATCTGTGACATTACGAATGGCAATCACAGCGTGGACGAGACACAAGTCAACTCAGCAGGGAATATTTCA GTAAGTGATTCCTTCTTTGAAGTCGAGGCCCTCATGGAAAAGATGAAGCAATTACAGGAATGTCGAGATGAGGAGGAGGCAAGCCAGGAGGAGATGGCATCGCGGTTTGAAATAGAGAAGAGGGAGAGCATGTTTGTCTTCTCTTCAG ATGAAGATGAAGTTACACCGGCAAGAGACGTGTCTCGGCACTTCGAGGACACTAGTTATGGCTATAAGGACTTCTCCAGACACGGGGTGCATGTTCCTACCTTTCGTGTCCAG GACTACTGCTGGGAAGACCATGGTTATTCTCTGGTGAATCGTCTTTATCCAGATGTAGGACAGTTAATTGACGAGAAGTTTCACATTGCTTACAATCTTACTTACAACACCATGGCAACGCACAAAGATGTCGATACCTCGATGCTCAGACGGGCTATCTGGAACTATATCCACTGCATGTTTGGGATTCG GTATGACGACTATGACTATGGTGAAATTAACCAGCTATTGGATCGTAGCTTTAAAGTTTATATCAAAACTGTTGTGTGCACTCCTGAGAAGGTTACCAAAAGAATGTATGATAGCTTCTGGAGGCAGTTCAAGCACTCCGAGAAG GTTCATGTTAATCTGCTTCTTATAGAAGCTAGGATGCAAGCAGAACTCCTATATGCTCTGAGAGCCATTACCCGCTATATGACCTGA